A stretch of Sphingorhabdus sp. YGSMI21 DNA encodes these proteins:
- the ribH gene encoding 6,7-dimethyl-8-ribityllumazine synthase gives MAKFLIVEARFYDHLNDMLIEGATDALKAAGHEHEVITVPGALEIPGAISMAIDSEQYDGFVAIGVVIRGETYHFEIVAGESARGIMALTMDGAAVGNGIITTENEEQALARADKTRKNKGGEAAQAAIAMYELGLKFSS, from the coding sequence ATGGCAAAATTCCTGATCGTCGAAGCGCGGTTCTACGACCATCTCAACGACATGCTGATCGAAGGCGCGACCGATGCGCTGAAGGCGGCGGGGCACGAGCATGAGGTCATCACCGTGCCCGGCGCGCTGGAAATTCCCGGCGCGATTTCGATGGCGATCGACAGCGAACAATATGACGGCTTTGTCGCGATCGGCGTGGTGATCCGCGGCGAGACCTATCATTTCGAGATTGTCGCCGGTGAAAGCGCGCGCGGTATCATGGCATTGACCATGGACGGGGCAGCGGTCGGCAACGGCATTATCACGACGGAAAATGAAGAGCAGGCGCTGGCCCGCGCGGACAAGACGCGAAAGAACAAGGGCGGCGAAGCGGCCCAGGCGGCTATCGCAATGTATGAGCTGGGATTGAAATTCAGCTCCTAG
- a CDS encoding DNA starvation/stationary phase protection protein: MTATIKSAELREMKSDIKKADRATMAEKLGEALASTYVLYQKTQAVHWNVTGPQFHGVHKLTEAQYEDLAASIDEIAERIRALGAKTPVGLSTYIENSAIKDQVKYGDVESMLKQLSDDTLTVADQMREFVKTAEEADDVFTADLLTARIGVLEESSWMLSASM; this comes from the coding sequence ATGACCGCAACAATCAAATCTGCAGAACTTCGCGAGATGAAAAGCGACATCAAAAAGGCGGATCGTGCCACCATGGCAGAGAAGCTGGGCGAAGCTTTGGCCTCTACCTATGTGCTGTACCAGAAGACGCAGGCGGTGCACTGGAACGTGACCGGCCCGCAATTTCACGGCGTCCACAAGCTGACCGAAGCGCAATATGAAGATCTGGCGGCATCGATCGATGAAATCGCCGAAAGAATCCGGGCGCTCGGCGCGAAGACGCCGGTTGGCCTGTCCACCTATATCGAGAATAGCGCGATCAAGGACCAGGTCAAATATGGCGATGTCGAATCCATGCTCAAACAGCTTTCGGACGATACGCTCACCGTGGCCGACCAGATGCGCGAATTCGTCAAGACCGCCGAAGAGGCAGACGATGTTTTTACGGCGGATCTGCTGACTGCGCGGATCGGAGTGCTGGAAGAATCGTCGTGGATGCTGTCGGCCAGCATGTAG
- a CDS encoding type 1 glutamine amidotransferase domain-containing protein, with protein sequence MTNISNAKIAILATDGFEKSELFEPRKQLADAGADVTIVSLESGSIKSWDEKDWGESIDVDITVDNAKESDFDALVLPGGQMNPDILRVEDKVIDFVQAFFNAGKPIAAICHAPWLLIEADLVQGRNVTGYPSIKTDLINAGAKFEDSEVVVDNGLITSRDPGDLDAFCAKIIEEVKEGIHKRTKKAA encoded by the coding sequence ATGACGAACATTTCAAACGCAAAAATAGCCATATTGGCCACCGACGGCTTTGAAAAATCGGAGCTTTTCGAACCGAGAAAACAGCTCGCCGACGCCGGCGCGGATGTCACCATCGTGTCGCTGGAAAGCGGCTCGATCAAAAGCTGGGATGAAAAAGACTGGGGCGAGAGCATCGACGTCGATATCACCGTCGATAATGCCAAAGAAAGCGATTTTGACGCGCTGGTCCTGCCCGGCGGACAGATGAACCCGGACATATTGCGGGTCGAGGACAAGGTCATCGACTTCGTGCAGGCCTTTTTCAATGCCGGCAAGCCGATCGCCGCCATCTGCCACGCGCCATGGCTGCTGATCGAGGCGGATCTGGTGCAGGGCCGCAATGTCACCGGCTATCCCTCGATCAAGACCGACCTGATCAATGCCGGCGCGAAATTTGAAGACAGCGAAGTGGTGGTCGACAACGGCCTGATCACCTCGCGCGATCCCGGCGATCTCGACGCATTTTGCGCCAAGATTATCGAGGAAGTCAAAGAAGGCATCCACAAGCGTACGAAAAAAGCGGCCTGA
- the ribB gene encoding 3,4-dihydroxy-2-butanone-4-phosphate synthase, giving the protein MSKILIEQLIELIDSGEETRAGLARAAGLHANSLRSLGQDDWNPTAETLGKLETYLARGGSGVMASAEEIINEARNGRMYILVDDEDRENEGDLIIPAQMATPDAINFMAKYGRGLICLAMTRDRVEELGLDMMSQNNRGAYETAFTISIEARDGVTTGISAADRARTVAVAIDRTKGKEEIVTPGHIFPLQARNGGVLVRAGHTEAAVDVSRLAGLNPAGVICEIMKDDGEMARLDDLIEFAQHHGMKIGTIRDLIAYRLRHDHLTERRAEARFTSRWGGEWTAITYYNMATESEQIVLQKGHVDPDKPTLVRMHATTMFPDLFAQDNGRPSMIEESMRIIGEEGAGVIVFINPRQPDFFSQQVRSLAGGKPPPMDQQRDYGVGAQILSELGVHDMELLTNTSHDLVGLDAYGLRIVGQRAVPGKQAGANSERLETA; this is encoded by the coding sequence ATGAGCAAAATCCTGATTGAGCAACTGATCGAACTGATCGATTCCGGCGAAGAAACCCGTGCTGGCCTCGCCCGTGCTGCCGGCCTCCATGCCAACAGCCTGCGCAGCCTGGGTCAGGATGACTGGAACCCGACGGCGGAAACGCTCGGCAAGCTGGAGACCTATCTGGCGCGCGGCGGCAGCGGGGTCATGGCATCGGCAGAAGAGATTATCAACGAAGCGCGCAACGGGCGGATGTATATCCTAGTCGATGACGAGGACCGCGAGAATGAGGGCGATCTGATCATTCCGGCGCAGATGGCGACCCCCGACGCGATTAACTTCATGGCCAAATATGGTCGCGGGCTGATCTGTCTGGCGATGACGCGGGACCGGGTCGAGGAACTGGGCCTTGACATGATGAGCCAGAACAATCGCGGCGCCTATGAGACCGCCTTCACCATTTCGATCGAGGCGCGCGACGGCGTCACCACCGGGATCAGCGCCGCCGACCGCGCGCGCACGGTTGCTGTCGCGATCGACCGGACCAAGGGCAAGGAAGAGATTGTCACCCCCGGCCATATCTTCCCGCTGCAGGCGCGCAACGGCGGCGTGCTGGTCCGTGCCGGTCACACCGAAGCGGCGGTCGATGTCTCCCGGCTTGCCGGCCTGAACCCGGCCGGCGTGATCTGCGAGATCATGAAGGACGACGGCGAGATGGCCCGGCTTGATGATCTGATCGAATTCGCCCAGCATCATGGCATGAAGATCGGCACGATCCGGGACCTGATTGCCTATCGCCTGCGCCACGACCATCTGACCGAACGCCGGGCAGAGGCCCGTTTCACCAGCCGCTGGGGCGGGGAATGGACGGCCATTACCTATTATAATATGGCGACCGAGAGCGAGCAGATCGTGCTGCAGAAGGGCCATGTCGACCCCGACAAACCGACTCTGGTGCGGATGCATGCCACGACGATGTTCCCCGACCTGTTTGCGCAGGACAACGGCCGCCCCAGCATGATCGAGGAATCCATGAGGATCATTGGCGAGGAAGGGGCCGGCGTGATCGTATTCATCAATCCGCGCCAGCCCGACTTTTTCTCTCAGCAGGTCCGCAGCCTGGCAGGCGGCAAGCCGCCACCGATGGACCAGCAGCGCGACTATGGCGTCGGCGCGCAGATCCTCAGTGAGCTTGGCGTCCATGATATGGAATTGCTGACCAACACCAGCCATGATCTGGTCGGGCTGGATGCTTATGGCCTGCGGATCGTCGGCCAGCGCGCGGTGCCGGGCAAGCAGGCCGGTGCAAATAGCGAGCGGTTGGAGACGGCCTGA